The nucleotide window cgatgttgttgtcgctggcgtcgtaaagattgtgttgtctctcacgtctttcgatccgttcaacacgagcatcacacgctaattttgccgccgccgtacatgcaatctaatgctgatctcttctcctcgaaaatcgagtaatcgtccttcctggtcgacaacacgtaacgttaaatccgtaatgcaccgcacgatgatcggtaggtaaatgatgtgcgccggtgtttccgatatcttatatcctggtggtaccctcggtgaaaattcgtgtatcgtatgaacAAGTTTGCCGTTAttgtacgcacccgcggtcacattacattcgacgcggataatgttcacgttgataatgttaatcggcacgtccgactcgtaccattttcgcggctgcagtatacggttcgagaatcctagcagcgatccaatattgttaggcttgctagaatttaatttgcaggcgcatttgatctcgctcctcatcgtattgtaattagcgcggagcactataggccattctccagcctcaaagtcatcgtcgtcgacagtgtgttttttatcaccatcacgaactgtgtgttgcgaacgtttttgtgaaattgtatgtttcaaaaattcatgtatcgcttgcagctcgtacgatccctcgtaatttccgcatcatctttgccaaagtaaaatttattattcgaggaattcacgttcgatatcgtgtgataactttcaaaatccgctagaccaAGCTCGTATTCACCGTTGCTTAAATCTACGTTGGGAAAGTAGTTTGCCGCAAGAACGCTGCTTtttccagtcagcgtgaatgtcatagacatgttgaccaaactgtttaacgaataataagttaaatagcgcaatgtatgtctttaaattcgcgtgcatcgaccgttcggagaaactgcaagcacaattgtccgcagatgttttgattataagtttgataggatgtgtgattataatctatttttgccacatttaaatatcgcaccaattcattcggcggtcgaagattgccaaaactttcaaaatatatagctcgATTCCCCCTCTTTacatacgctacccagtgagtacccgagcctttagcgttatccaaatttatgatgccgctctcgtttcgatataccaccgatcggtaatgagttacgcataaaaacacctctaaactatggaatgtgcatacgttttgctagttgcagcaatTGTATGTTGGTAGTTACGCTctctggcatttttagcgtctctttgacgtttttttttcttctttctcattgagactcctcgtccgtatttgtatggcgcgagatacaatccgcgaccttccatggcgcGATTGTAACGTAGCAgctcttgaaactgacgttgtgtagcatcgttcaccatctttgctacaccagccgctccaccaatcagagacCTGAGAGCGCCCAACACTGatagaatcggtaatacacccccgggtttcgctaccggaaatattcgttttttcaccgtctttttcttcgttttcgaCTTTAGACCCATACCGAACTTCGTTTTGGTTTTCATTGCTGTTCAGACACCTGTGGCTGCGGCTCTCTCACCGAGAGACGAATCTTTCGGAGTGATGCGAGTTTGCGCCTTTTTGGCGAGCATCCTATCCGCCGCGTGTCTTTCGGCAAGATCGTTTCTCCGAAAGTACGCTATATCGTGTTCACAACACGCTgcgtccaatgggttgatacCTCGATCACCTCTATCCAATCGTTTTTCTAGCCGCGTGTCCGGACTGCAAAACtggtatccaggaatatgcaattcgataggaagcgcgtttatCGCACGATTTAATAGACCTCTGCCTATTTGCTGTGACATTCACAACAAGTTTATCGCACGATTTAATAGACTTTTACTTATTTGCGTTGACAATcacgacaatcttttatcattggcgctggaccgtcaatgtgcgtttgttgccacggttgattgtaatgttcgaaacagcgacgataggtctgaacctccgaatccgcctttatgtattccggaagtttgtcccacacgtAGTGAACGTGATTGCCACACATTCGCAATAAAACTGCTTTAGATACAAACTGTAGCTGTTCAGCACtcaaatcgagaatatcgtaagaacttgatagcaggacaaacattttttcgttactgaacactttgtagttccgcgcagctataaatagacaggcgtgcgatccgaatcggaagtgggaaaataaaattcgtgCGACAACCTTCCGCGATACGCGTGACAAATTACGACGCCAGATTACGCTCGATGGGGGACAACACGGAGATGCGTAGACACGGTACGATGCTGCCGAATACTATACGCGCAATCGTTTGCGGCCCCtcgaattgcggtaaaactaacgtgttgattagtttgatagaaagcccgcacggcgtccgctttgaaaatgtgtacgtgtattcaaagtcactgcaacagccaaaatatcgatatctggagaatttattaacgtcgatcgatgaaatcggctattttacattctccaataacagtgacgtcattccaccgagcgaagcacgtccaaactcgattttcgttttcgatgacgtggcgtgcgacaaacaaaatacaataagagaatatttctcaatgggACGCCACTCGAACGTCGATTGCTTCTATCTCTGCCAGACATACGCGAGAATACCGAAACATCTTTTACGCGACAACGCGAACCtgctaatcttgtttaaacaggatggcaccaacttgaaacacgtgtacaacgatcacgtgaataccgacatgtcatacgaggatttcagtgagttatgtcgtacttgttggcagcaaaagtatggatttctcgtGATAGATAAGGATAAGCTTGCTTATAAACGAGCGATACAGAAACGGGTTTAACATGTTTGCGATACCACAAAATGATTAGTCGTTGCCTACATTCTGTCGTGAGGGGTGAAACGCGAGCTTTCAACATTCTCTATCGATATGGCTGGGAGCGATAATATTCGCGAGCGTGAAAAGATGGCGAAGGAGATTGCGAAAACGAGGGAATCGATCCGCAAGAAACATCGCGCTTTGAAGACCGGTAACATCGATGACGATATCGCGGTCAAGACCCATTTTAAACCTATTATCGAGCCGTTGCAAAAGATTGTCGACAACTCGTTCGCGGTGAAAAATAAGTCGGAGAGTagcgcaaagattaaaatcttacCCATCAAGCGATACAAGGAGGATTAGAAGGAAGAGGCTAAAGATGAGGAggtagaggaagaggaagaggaagatgcgacaccgaaaaaaaggaaacgatcGGACGTTTTACTGTATGAACCGTCGATAGCTTCTACGCCGTTAGCCGCACCAACAAGCGTAAACGAAGATGTTTTCGAAACCTCGGACAACATGCTCGAATCATCGTTTGTTCGAAACAAGTTATAAACGTCAGAAGGTCAAGAAACGTTGCGGGAGTACTTTGGACCACTTGGGCAAAAGTACATAGGCGCTTTGCTCAATGGCGACAAAAATCACGAGATTGATCATGTGTATGGAGtctattttgacagaaagaatgaaatgCGACTCGGCAACAAATGATTCAACATCAACAAAGATGACTCTATTATCATAGATGACGTGCGGTACATTGGAACCCCAGGATTGTACGAGTTGATcttcaagagaattcccgaTGATGAACTTTACACGAGGGGggacgatttggaaaaatacaagagcatATTATTGGTGACGAACGCGCATAGACGCGATTATGATGCGCAGGGCCATTTGAAGGGTAACAGGGGGTACaagtacaaacatataattgcaccgttgatgtcgctcgaatcgaaaaatacaaaatctggAGGGGAGATATCTATGCTTCGCGTTATGACGCTAACCaacaatatgattgattacGTGCACTGGGACGATCCCAACGAACTAGTAGATCGGCTACGATTGCTCAACGCTTCGCGCTTAGCTGGTCACGACGCTCACGATAACGAGATCCAGTCGATCATCGAGAAACTTCGTGAAgcaggaattattataaattaaatggtgtctcgacaaaactaatcagtcgatcagcgttgcgtgacactttacgaaacttcagaaaaaaaatgcctatcaacaaatttggattattcgATTCAAGAAATGCAACCGGTACAAACGGctcttgggatagattggtaaaaagttatgtgcacgaaaacgctttgtgtcgcgtcgttacagacttcgatgcgAGGTCGCGTAAGATTtgccgtgtagcgcaacctgaggctgacaccgatgccgtcaacaaattgtacgtgcaatcctgcgttaaaagattaatgaatcgacaGAAAAAATCAGGCGAGAAGCTTACTTCGCTTGAGAAGAACGTGCGAGCAATACAGATTGTGCTAAACGAACTTCAACGCCCGGTTAATGCTAACTCAGCTATCAACCTAAATGAGTatcagtgaacgggttaggagcggctatcaaatggttatcgaacagctacgaaggattatcgaacggctgcgaacaattatcgaacagctacgaagaattatcgaactgctatctaactacaatgagtggcagtggcagtAGCAGTGACCGACCTAGCAGCTGCAACAGcttcgaacgaggctatcagcatttcaagcagggctgcgaacgaggctacgaacacgttcttaacggttacactcaaggttacaaacaactcaagaactcctacaatcggtcaaaagacgtctgtgaacgaggctacgaacgggtcagaagcggctacgaacgagtcaaaaacgactgcggaaaaggctgcgaacgggtcaagaacgattttcgaatgggtgaaggacggcggtgaacaacGCAGGTCCAGAATGGCTAcaaacaggtcaagaacaggttagaacaggtcaagaacaggtcagaacaggtcaaaacaggtcagaacaggtcaagaacaggtcagaataggtcaagaacaggtcaagaacaggtcagaacagatCAGAAACAGGTTAGAACAAGTCAAGAACAGgttagaacaggtcaagaacaggtcaagaacaggtcagaacaggtcaagaacggctattaaaggcgataaacgaaaatgagtgaaaaaaagCGAACAACAAACGGGCATCGAGGaaaactgacaaagcaaagaatcaacatagtttggagagacgacAGTTGGTGAACGAACTGCACGCGccggcgagaaaaaattttccccgaagacacatcatagtgcggggatacgatgatctgtggcaagccgacatcgtcgagatgcgtccgtattcTCGTTTCAACAAAGGTTATCACTACATACTCACCgtcatcgatgtgttgagcaagtatgcatgggctgtaccactcaagagtaaaggtggaagggagacggctgatgcaatcgccaaaataattcgagatagcaagagatgcccgaaaaacatacaaactGATAACGGAAAGGTATTTTACAATACCGATGTGCAACGGCTTATacggaaacataacattaatcactatTCCACATATTCGGTATTGAAGGCGTCTGTCGTCGAGTGATTCAATCGCACGCTGAAGAACGACATGTGGAAGATGTTTACGCTGAACGGAACTTACAAGTGGATCAACGCGCTATCCcgactcgttgcagaatataacgcgcgaaaacatcgcattatcaatatgagacctatcgatgttactcccacgatcgctgatagacttttaaatacggtatacaacagtataaaaattgctgctcctgcaaagtttaaagtaggtgacctggtacgcgttagcaaatacaaaaaacttttcgaaaagggttacacaccaaattggacaaccgaggtgtttaaaattgttaaagtgCAACATACTAATCCCGTAACGTATCTACTCGaggattatcgcaaaaaatctatTGCTGGAGCGTTTTACGAGCACGAGTTGCATCACGCGAATTATCCAGATGTGTATCTCATGGAGAAAGTACTGCGCAGGAGGGGTGACGAGGTTTACGTGAAATGGCTGGGATTTGATAGCTCGCACAATTCTTGGGTACATAaggatcatgtaatttaattttatatgaaacacaatgtattcaatataaaaatatatgaaatatttgaaatatacaaaatctttattaatacatcctttccaatagtcattataatatataaaatatgaaatatacatacaagaaaaaaaatcacacacacattatattttataaagatatcttataatgtcgccacggtaacgtatcagtagttgtaggtacgatataccgcttgtcgtcgtacggacttagagcaatttttgtttcgcgaatg belongs to Anoplolepis gracilipes chromosome 4, ASM4749672v1, whole genome shotgun sequence and includes:
- the LOC140664966 gene encoding uncharacterized protein; translation: MFSKPRTTCSNHRLFETSYKRQKVKKRCGSTLDHLGKNDVRYIGTPGLYELIFKRIPDDELYTRGDDLEKYKSILLVTNAHRRDYDAQGHLKVQHTNPVTYLLEDYRKKSIAGAFYEHELHHANYPDVYLMEKVLRRRGDEVYVKWLGFDSSHNSWVHKDHVI